A portion of the Pectobacterium brasiliense genome contains these proteins:
- a CDS encoding dicarboxylate/amino acid:cation symporter, which translates to MQRQKLLVQIVLAIVLGILIGWACHQYLDGSRAKEVASYFNMVTDIFLRLIKMIIAPLVFATLVSGLASMGGNSSAVGRIGMKAMIWFVSASFISLLIGMVFANLFQPGAGMNLEIPAQHVATGLNTDSFTLKSFISHIFPKSIVEAMANNEILQILVFSLFFGSALAYVKGKNKHATTIISMIEELTKVMFRVTDYVMALAPIAVFAAIASAITTQGLGLLYDFGKLIGEFYLGLTVLWGVLFLVGYLFLGKAIVTLAKLIREPTMLAFATASSESAYPKTMEALTKFGVPKKVTSFVLPLGYSFNLDGSMMYQSFAILFIAQAYNIDLSVTEQILILLTLMITSKGMAGVARASIVVVAATLPMFSLPEAGILLIIGIDQFLDMGRTATNVIGNSISTAVVASLEKDVRDDDENEEATDEVVAYKEPQQATQNS; encoded by the coding sequence ATGCAAAGGCAGAAGTTACTTGTACAGATAGTCTTGGCTATCGTCCTGGGAATATTAATCGGCTGGGCTTGCCATCAATATCTTGACGGCAGTCGAGCAAAAGAAGTCGCATCTTATTTCAACATGGTTACCGATATCTTCCTGCGCCTGATTAAAATGATCATCGCGCCACTGGTCTTCGCTACGCTGGTTTCCGGCCTGGCAAGCATGGGAGGAAACTCTTCTGCCGTTGGTCGTATCGGTATGAAAGCGATGATCTGGTTTGTCAGCGCCTCGTTCATCTCCCTGCTCATCGGTATGGTCTTCGCCAACCTGTTCCAACCTGGCGCAGGCATGAATCTCGAAATCCCCGCACAGCATGTTGCAACAGGTCTGAACACCGACAGCTTTACGCTTAAGAGCTTCATCAGCCATATCTTCCCGAAAAGTATCGTCGAAGCGATGGCGAACAATGAGATCCTGCAAATTCTGGTGTTCTCTCTGTTCTTCGGTTCCGCGCTTGCCTATGTAAAAGGCAAGAACAAGCATGCGACCACGATCATCTCCATGATCGAAGAACTGACCAAAGTGATGTTCCGCGTGACCGACTACGTGATGGCGCTGGCCCCTATTGCTGTCTTTGCCGCAATCGCTTCCGCGATTACCACGCAAGGTCTGGGCCTGCTTTACGACTTCGGTAAACTAATCGGTGAGTTCTACCTCGGTCTGACCGTACTGTGGGGCGTTCTGTTCCTGGTTGGTTACCTGTTCCTGGGCAAAGCCATCGTTACGCTGGCGAAGCTGATTCGTGAACCCACCATGCTGGCTTTCGCCACGGCGAGCAGTGAATCTGCTTATCCGAAAACCATGGAAGCCTTGACCAAATTCGGCGTGCCGAAAAAAGTCACCAGCTTTGTGCTGCCACTCGGTTACTCGTTCAACCTCGACGGCTCTATGATGTACCAGTCCTTTGCGATTCTGTTTATCGCACAGGCTTACAATATCGACCTGAGCGTTACTGAACAAATCCTGATCCTGCTGACGCTGATGATCACCAGTAAAGGGATGGCGGGCGTAGCGCGTGCCTCTATCGTGGTGGTTGCTGCAACACTGCCGATGTTCAGCCTGCCGGAAGCCGGCATCCTGCTGATTATCGGTATCGACCAATTCCTGGATATGGGTCGTACTGCAACTAACGTCATCGGTAACAGCATCTCTACCGCCGTCGTGGCCAGTCTGGAAAAAGATGTCCGCGATGATGATGAGAATGAAGAGGCTACCGACGAAGTCGTCGCCTATAAAGAACCTCAGCAGGCTACGCAAAATAGCTGA
- the hypT gene encoding hypochlorite stress DNA-binding transcriptional regulator HypT codes for MLNNIETKWLYDFIVLEEHRSFTLAAEKRNISQSSFSRRIQALEAAVGFDIFDRSALPLQLTEQGRVFHAYIRNTLDDLEYQLNKLHGGDNYKNKITIAAAHSLSVFIMPELLKDVPDPQEKIFYVESIDVDEAVLNLKEGRSDFIFSFYNEDLMGEPFMHEKILESRLYPVCACDSAGKPLFDVSASSVPLLNYTETSYMGRQVSRYLSSVDSDKFTVNFVSSMSDLLKRMTKKGYGIAWLPDYSIQEELKNKELTILSMENAVIRMGVYLYRLDARLNVASEKFWRYMKGLSSASGL; via the coding sequence ATGCTGAATAATATCGAAACCAAGTGGCTGTATGATTTTATCGTGCTGGAAGAACACCGGAGTTTTACGCTGGCTGCCGAGAAACGGAATATTTCTCAGTCCTCATTCAGTCGGCGCATTCAGGCTCTGGAGGCGGCGGTTGGCTTTGATATTTTCGACCGTAGCGCGTTGCCACTACAGTTAACCGAGCAGGGGCGCGTGTTCCACGCCTATATCCGTAATACGCTGGATGATTTGGAGTATCAGCTCAATAAGCTGCACGGCGGAGATAATTACAAGAATAAGATCACCATCGCCGCGGCGCATTCGCTGTCGGTCTTCATCATGCCGGAGCTGTTAAAAGACGTGCCGGATCCGCAGGAAAAAATCTTCTATGTCGAATCGATCGATGTCGATGAGGCGGTGCTGAATCTCAAAGAAGGGCGTAGTGACTTCATTTTCTCATTCTATAATGAGGATCTGATGGGAGAGCCCTTCATGCACGAGAAGATACTGGAATCTCGGCTTTATCCGGTCTGCGCGTGTGATAGCGCAGGGAAGCCGCTGTTTGATGTCAGTGCCTCATCGGTGCCGCTACTCAACTATACCGAGACGAGCTACATGGGGCGTCAGGTCAGCCGCTACTTATCCAGCGTCGACAGCGATAAGTTCACGGTCAATTTCGTCTCTTCCATGAGTGACTTGCTCAAACGTATGACGAAGAAAGGTTATGGTATCGCCTGGCTGCCGGACTATTCCATTCAGGAAGAGCTGAAAAACAAAGAGCTGACGATCCTGAGCATGGAAAATGCCGTGATCCGCATGGGCGTTTATCTATATCGCCTCGATGCGCGGTTGAATGTGGCTTCTGAGAAATTCTGGCGCTACATGAAAGGGCTATCATCAGCATCTGGGCTATAA
- a CDS encoding aspartate/glutamate racemase family protein, translating to MNSLVGILGGMGPGATVDAMQKLIKNTPAYRDQDHIPMIAVSIPDIPDRTKCILQHSASPLDKMLQYMKILENAGAECIIIPCNTAHYWFNDLKKQCRAEMISIIDVTCQAIKNANTTRVGLLATTATVKARIYQDNLTTDNIECYTPDDADQHQVMESIYAYKSGDIDRAYSLLSPVKDRLLQAGVEKIILGCTELPLILEQEVKTSPQHYVDATEELIKKTVEWYFTHSPRNDIAA from the coding sequence ATGAACAGTCTCGTGGGAATTCTTGGTGGTATGGGGCCGGGTGCTACCGTCGATGCGATGCAAAAACTGATCAAAAACACGCCAGCGTATCGGGATCAAGACCATATTCCGATGATTGCGGTGTCTATTCCTGATATCCCTGATAGAACGAAATGCATTCTCCAGCACAGCGCGTCACCGCTGGATAAAATGCTGCAATATATGAAAATTCTCGAAAACGCGGGCGCTGAATGCATCATTATCCCGTGCAATACCGCGCACTATTGGTTTAATGACTTAAAAAAGCAGTGCCGTGCAGAAATGATCAGCATTATTGATGTGACCTGTCAGGCGATTAAGAATGCCAACACCACACGCGTTGGCCTATTGGCAACGACGGCGACGGTGAAAGCAAGAATTTATCAGGACAATCTGACTACCGATAATATTGAGTGCTACACGCCGGATGATGCAGACCAACACCAGGTAATGGAAAGCATCTACGCGTATAAATCCGGTGATATCGACAGAGCCTATAGCCTATTGTCACCGGTAAAAGATCGCCTGTTGCAGGCTGGCGTTGAGAAAATTATTCTGGGCTGTACCGAGCTTCCCCTGATTCTGGAGCAGGAAGTTAAAACGTCACCACAGCACTATGTCGATGCAACGGAAGAGTTAATTAAGAAAACGGTCGAGTGGTATTTTACCCACAGCCCGAGAAATGATATTGCCGCTTAA